The following nucleotide sequence is from Melioribacteraceae bacterium 4301-Me.
AACAAACCTCTTCTTATACGAATGATAGAAAGGATACAAAAAGCTAAACTTAAAGGTAAATTAATTGTGGCAACCTCAGTATCAAACGATGACGATGTGATTGAACAACTCTGCAAGCAAAATAACATTGAATGCTTTAGGGGACATCCAACAGACTTACTCGATCGACATTATAAAGCGGCAGTTAAATACAAAGCCGACGCAATAGCTAAAATTCCATCAGATTGTCCATTAATTGACCCAAATATAATTGACAAAGTTTTCAGCTTTTACTTGCAGAACGTCAACAAATTCGACTATGTAAGTAATTTACATCCAGCTACTTATCCCGATGGCAACGACGTTGAAATAATGTCATTCAATTCACTTAAAAAAGCATGGAGCGAAGCAACAAAAGATTTTGAACGCGAACATACAACCCCTTACATTTGGGAGAATCCACATTTATTTAAAATCGGGAATGTAGAGTGGGAAACTGGTAAAAATTTATCAACTACTGAAAGATGGACTATTGATTATGAAGAAGATTATCTTTTTATTAAAACAGTTTACGAAGAATTATACTTAGATAATCATGATTTCGGTATTAATGATATTTTAACTTTGCTTCAAAAGAAACCAGAAATAAGAAATATTAACAGTAAATACGCAGGTAAATACTGGTACGAAAATCACTTGAACGAGCTTAAACATATAGATGAATACAAAAGGAGCATAAATAATTAACTATTAGCATCAACTTTATTGAACTGTAGTTAATTGTAAGAGCTTCATTTAAGCTGAATTTACCACATTAAAAACAAAATTGCGGAGAACAAAAAAATTATGCCTAACAAAATAAGCTTAGAGAATGATTATCCTGATATAACTAAATCCGAAGAGCTCTACAAGCGTGCGCTTGGATTAATTCCATCAGTTACACAAACTCTTGCAAAAGGACCAACTCAATACGTCAATGGAGCTTCACCAAAATATCTCATTAAAGGAAAAGGCTCTCACGTCTGGGATGTAGATGGTAATGAATATATCGATTATAATATGGGAATTGGACCATTATCACTTGGTTATGCTTATCCTAAAGTGGATGAAGCCATAAAAAAACAATTAGAAAGTGGCATTACCTTTTCACTAATGCACCCACTTGAAGTTGAAGTAGCAGAACTCATTAGAGAAATCATTCCAAATGCAGAAGCAGTAAGGTATAGCAAAACTGGAGCCGATGTTACAAGCGCAGCAATAAGACTTGCTCGTGCCTATACCGGTCGCAACAAAATTTTATGCTGCGGTTACCACGGCTGGCATGATTGGTACATAAGTGTTACAGCAAGAAATAAAGGAATTCCATCTGCGGTTCAAGATTTAACTTACACTTTTAATTATAACGACATTGATTCAGTTAAAAATTCTTTAGACGCAGATACTGCTGCAGTAATCTTAGAACCTGTTGTTTTTCATGAACCAAAGGATAATTTCCTTCATAAGCTTGCAGAGCTCTGCAAGCAAAATGGTACAATTTTAATATTCGATGAAATGTGGACAGGGTTCAGAATGGCTCTTGGCGGTGCTCAAGAATATTTTAATATTACTCCCGATTTAGCTACTTATTCTAAAGCTGTAGCTAACGGTATGCCTATATCAATTCTTACAGGCAGAAAAGAAATCATGAATTTATTAGATGAAGATGTTTTCTTTTATACCACATTCGGTGGTGAAGCTCTTTCCCTTGCAGCTGTCAAAGCTACTATTGAAACACTTAAAGAAAATAATGTACCAAAATACCTTAATGATATGGGTAAAAAATTAAAAGACGGGTATAATGAAATAGCATCAAAGCTTAAAATGAATTACACTAAGGCTATAGGCTACAATTGGCGTTCGCTGATTACTTTCGACCCTGCTGCTGCCGACCCCCTTCTACAAAAATCTTTAGTTCAACAGGAAATGATTAAACGTGGCATCTTATGGCAAGGATTTCATAACATGAGCTTTTCTCATACACAAGAGGATATTGATTATACCCTTAAAGTATACGATGAGGTTCTCCCTATTCTTAAAAACGCAGTTGATAATAACAATATTAAAAATCTCTTGCGTGGCGAACCTGTTCAACCAGTGTTTAGAAAAGTTGATAATTTTAATGTAAAACCAATAAAAAAATGAGACACGAATTTCACAAGTTAAATAAATTACAGATGTTATTTTGATATAGCTTTTATTTGTTTATAATCCGAATACGCATGAGATGATTTATAAATGTTGTTTAAGAATGATTCTCGAAATAAAAATAATTGAATTAATGACAGATTTTATTATAAAGCGAACTTCGAATTGCCTTGCAGCATTAAAGCTGGCTTATCAGCAAATTTTGGTGAAAGCTCTTTGAAATGCAAAAGAATAATTTTATAATTTACATGACGTCCGTAAAATTATTATACAGAAACCTTCATTATTATCAACTATATAGCAGGATTATTCATATAGTTTAATCCAAAAAATAGTTTAATTAAAATTCGTGTAATTGGTGTCTGTTATTTAAGCATATGGAACTTTTCTCACTAAAAAATAAAACGGCAATCATTACTGGTGCAATTGGACTATTAGGTAAACAGCACTGTAGAGCGCTAAGCGAAGCGGGAGCAAATATAGTAGTAGCAGATTTAGATGAGAATGAATGTAAGAAATTCGCTAAATCACTGCCAACCAAATCAATAGGCTTAGCCTTAGATGTTACTGACCCACAATCAATTAAGAATTTACGTGATAAAGTTCTTAAGGAATTTGGTCATA
It contains:
- a CDS encoding cytidylyltransferase domain-containing protein; amino-acid sequence: MSIKIITIVQARMSSSRLPGKVLLPILNKPLLIRMIERIQKAKLKGKLIVATSVSNDDDVIEQLCKQNNIECFRGHPTDLLDRHYKAAVKYKADAIAKIPSDCPLIDPNIIDKVFSFYLQNVNKFDYVSNLHPATYPDGNDVEIMSFNSLKKAWSEATKDFEREHTTPYIWENPHLFKIGNVEWETGKNLSTTERWTIDYEEDYLFIKTVYEELYLDNHDFGINDILTLLQKKPEIRNINSKYAGKYWYENHLNELKHIDEYKRSINN
- a CDS encoding aminotransferase class III-fold pyridoxal phosphate-dependent enzyme, giving the protein MPNKISLENDYPDITKSEELYKRALGLIPSVTQTLAKGPTQYVNGASPKYLIKGKGSHVWDVDGNEYIDYNMGIGPLSLGYAYPKVDEAIKKQLESGITFSLMHPLEVEVAELIREIIPNAEAVRYSKTGADVTSAAIRLARAYTGRNKILCCGYHGWHDWYISVTARNKGIPSAVQDLTYTFNYNDIDSVKNSLDADTAAVILEPVVFHEPKDNFLHKLAELCKQNGTILIFDEMWTGFRMALGGAQEYFNITPDLATYSKAVANGMPISILTGRKEIMNLLDEDVFFYTTFGGEALSLAAVKATIETLKENNVPKYLNDMGKKLKDGYNEIASKLKMNYTKAIGYNWRSLITFDPAAADPLLQKSLVQQEMIKRGILWQGFHNMSFSHTQEDIDYTLKVYDEVLPILKNAVDNNNIKNLLRGEPVQPVFRKVDNFNVKPIKK